A region from the Bacteroidota bacterium genome encodes:
- a CDS encoding T9SS type A sorting domain-containing protein: MRFFSFLYFCLIILKSGSTQVTWSENIAPILYNNCVTCHRPEGIAPFSLITYYEASIKAGEIEAAVLTGEMPPWPADPNYAHFADELVLTADEKFKISQWIANDLAEGDPELAPDPPVFNFGTSVLDAVDTSFTIGNYTTQYSIDEYRHFVVRTNFTETKYFNVMEIIPGNWNLVHHVDVYLDSTDISYELDLADPLPGFNEETGFPVSSKYVGGWSPGSGPLFLPPDWGIEIPVGSDIVIQIHYAPDNLGSTDSTRINFKFVENIEDVRHVEVSIPLYNPLGEALIIPANEITNFTQQSIAMGSDKSFIAIMPHMHKLGRSYKIWIKTLDGDSLPIIDIPNWDFHWQYFYTFPTVQKIPEGAKFYANVYFDNTTDNPDNPNDPPITVYEGPYTSDEMLMTFMAYTNYEEGDEYIIIDSSFLFPAPIIEIENESVFKVYPNPASTNITIESDINTRISGIQIIDIYGKEIMHWENLSNVKQEPFSTSIEVSTYPKGIYFIQLKTAEHNFVKKVILF; this comes from the coding sequence ATGAGGTTTTTCTCCTTTTTATACTTTTGTTTAATAATTCTGAAATCCGGAAGCACACAAGTTACCTGGAGTGAAAATATTGCGCCCATACTTTATAATAATTGTGTAACCTGTCATCGTCCTGAAGGTATTGCACCTTTTTCATTGATCACTTATTATGAGGCTTCGATTAAAGCCGGTGAAATTGAAGCGGCAGTATTAACCGGAGAAATGCCTCCCTGGCCAGCAGATCCCAATTACGCTCATTTTGCAGACGAATTAGTTTTAACAGCAGACGAAAAATTTAAAATTTCTCAATGGATTGCAAACGATCTCGCAGAAGGTGATCCGGAACTGGCACCTGATCCACCTGTGTTCAATTTTGGAACCTCTGTTTTAGACGCTGTAGATACAAGTTTTACTATTGGAAATTATACAACACAATATTCTATAGATGAATATCGCCATTTTGTTGTGCGCACTAATTTCACGGAAACAAAATATTTTAATGTGATGGAAATTATTCCCGGCAATTGGAATCTTGTTCATCATGTGGACGTATATCTTGATTCTACCGATATTTCTTATGAGTTAGATCTTGCTGATCCGCTTCCGGGATTTAATGAAGAAACAGGATTTCCGGTATCTAGTAAATACGTTGGCGGTTGGTCGCCGGGTAGCGGACCATTATTTCTTCCTCCGGATTGGGGAATTGAAATTCCTGTTGGAAGCGATATTGTTATACAAATACATTATGCTCCTGATAATTTGGGATCAACTGACAGCACCAGGATTAATTTTAAGTTTGTCGAAAATATAGAGGATGTTCGACATGTTGAAGTAAGTATTCCTCTATATAATCCACTAGGTGAAGCGTTAATTATACCTGCAAACGAAATTACTAATTTCACACAACAATCAATTGCAATGGGAAGCGACAAGTCGTTTATTGCAATAATGCCACATATGCATAAACTCGGAAGGTCTTATAAAATTTGGATAAAAACATTAGATGGAGATTCCCTGCCAATTATAGACATACCGAATTGGGATTTTCACTGGCAATATTTTTATACTTTTCCCACTGTTCAAAAAATTCCGGAGGGTGCAAAATTTTATGCAAATGTATATTTTGATAACACTACCGATAACCCTGATAACCCGAATGACCCGCCGATAACAGTGTATGAGGGGCCTTATACTTCTGATGAAATGCTTATGACATTCATGGCATATACCAACTATGAAGAAGGTGATGAATATATTATAATTGATTCCTCGTTTTTATTTCCAGCTCCGATTATTGAAATAGAAAATGAATCTGTTTTTAAGGTATATCCAAATCCTGCATCTACAAATATTACTATTGAATCTGATATTAATACTCGAATTTCCGGAATTCAAATAATAGATATTTATGGAAAAGAAATAATGCACTGGGAAAATTTAAGCAATGTTAAACAAGAACCTTTTTCCACATCTATTGAAGTTTCTACTTATCCAAAGGGAATATATTTTATTCAATTAAAAACAGCAGAACATAATTTTGTAAAAAAAGTGATCCTTTTCTGA
- a CDS encoding flippase-like domain-containing protein, which produces MKKPPDKIPELHKLSGEEEQITKQFSYRRIIIIAVIAFIVSGYLIYNSLNYEALKNLQWTLRSFFWILLAFILLVIRHIGYMYRLRLITDNKFNWRKSFSLISLWEFSSAITPSTVGGAAVAIYFMRKEKLSLGKSAATSMLTIFLDQIFLALAPLLLLLIVGFKSMFAKDAMCRGEAGLPGMGIFHNMQQIYFVGYFFFFMVILLLAYGLFINANALKTFIVKIFSLPGLRKWKKDAMHTGDDVVLASKELKNKDRYFWLRAFAATTVSWVSFFMISACVVMAFFNPATNDISVIFARQFPIWMVMLLPITPGGIGIAEIAYSALMCDFIDPQLVGTFSVVWRAISYYPYLIAGVIILPRWVKRVYSSK; this is translated from the coding sequence ATGAAAAAGCCGCCTGATAAAATACCAGAGTTACATAAACTTTCCGGTGAAGAGGAACAGATAACAAAACAGTTTTCTTACCGCAGAATAATAATAATTGCTGTAATAGCTTTTATTGTTTCAGGATATCTTATTTATAATTCGTTAAATTACGAAGCATTAAAAAACCTGCAATGGACTCTGCGTTCATTTTTCTGGATATTATTGGCGTTTATTTTATTGGTGATTCGACATATCGGTTATATGTACCGTTTGAGATTGATCACCGATAATAAATTCAATTGGCGAAAATCGTTTAGTTTGATCTCCCTCTGGGAATTTTCTTCTGCAATAACACCATCCACAGTTGGAGGTGCAGCTGTGGCAATTTATTTCATGCGCAAAGAAAAATTAAGTTTGGGTAAAAGCGCCGCAACAAGTATGCTTACCATTTTTCTCGATCAGATCTTTCTCGCATTAGCACCATTACTTTTATTATTGATTGTGGGATTTAAATCCATGTTCGCAAAAGATGCAATGTGCAGAGGAGAAGCCGGGCTTCCGGGAATGGGTATTTTTCACAATATGCAACAGATCTATTTTGTTGGATATTTTTTCTTTTTCATGGTGATCTTATTATTGGCCTACGGTTTATTTATTAATGCAAATGCTTTAAAAACATTTATAGTAAAAATATTTTCGTTACCCGGATTGCGCAAATGGAAAAAGGATGCAATGCACACGGGCGATGATGTAGTGCTTGCTTCCAAAGAATTAAAAAATAAAGACAGGTATTTTTGGTTAAGGGCTTTTGCTGCAACTACAGTAAGCTGGGTTTCCTTTTTTATGATCTCAGCCTGTGTGGTGATGGCATTTTTCAATCCTGCAACAAACGATATTTCAGTAATTTTTGCGAGACAATTTCCTATTTGGATGGTGATGTTATTGCCAATTACTCCCGGCGGAATAGGAATTGCCGAAATTGCTTACAGTGCATTAATGTGCGACTTTATTGACCCTCAATTAGTAGGAACATTTTCCGTTGTGTGGAGGGCAATTTCTTATTATCCTTATTTAATAGCAGGTGTAATTATTCTTCCGCGATGGGTGAAAAGAGTGTATTCTTCTAAATAA
- a CDS encoding segregation/condensation protein A, whose product MNEQQTFEIKLPQFEGPFDLLLFFIERDELDIHDIPISVITKDFLDYLHSMKQLNIEIASEFILVAATLMRIKAKMLLPRKELDEFGNEIDPRKELVDRLLDYKRFKEVINDFGKLEEDRQLKMQRGNILGEHEILAKKHSNEMELSTVNLFVLLKVFQKVMDRFNSQPRTEDHVVFQYDYSIEEESLGIVTYCKGKRNVPFSDVFTSCKDKYQAVFRFLSILDLIAAQKVVLLVGDGLNNFWITLSGEHEKAA is encoded by the coding sequence ATGAACGAACAACAAACATTCGAAATAAAACTCCCGCAATTTGAAGGGCCGTTTGATCTTTTATTATTTTTTATTGAGAGAGATGAATTGGATATTCATGATATTCCGATCTCGGTGATAACGAAAGATTTTTTGGATTATCTGCATTCGATGAAACAATTGAATATAGAAATTGCGAGCGAATTTATTTTGGTTGCGGCTACTTTGATGCGCATTAAAGCAAAAATGTTGTTGCCTCGCAAAGAATTGGATGAATTTGGAAATGAGATAGATCCGCGTAAGGAATTAGTTGATAGATTGTTGGATTACAAACGATTTAAAGAAGTAATTAACGACTTCGGTAAATTGGAAGAAGATCGGCAATTAAAAATGCAGCGTGGAAATATTTTAGGGGAACACGAAATTCTCGCAAAAAAACATTCCAATGAAATGGAATTGAGCACCGTTAATCTCTTTGTGTTGCTCAAAGTGTTCCAAAAGGTGATGGATAGGTTTAATAGTCAGCCCCGCACTGAAGATCACGTGGTTTTTCAATACGATTATTCCATTGAGGAAGAAAGTTTGGGTATAGTAACCTATTGTAAAGGCAAGAGAAATGTGCCTTTTTCGGATGTTTTCACTTCTTGTAAGGATAAATATCAGGCAGTTTTCAGGTTTTTGAGTATTCTTGATCTTATTGCTGCTCAAAAGGTGGTTTTATTGGTGGGAGATGGTTTAAATAATTTCTGGATAACTTTATCCGGTGAGCATGAAAAAGCCGCCTGA
- the recQ gene encoding DNA helicase RecQ, which yields MEVSNMTIKEALKEYFGFDSFKGNQEEIIESLLAGKDTLVLMPTGGGKSLCYQLPALMLEGTAIIVSPLIALMKNQVDLVRSYSSNNDIAHFLNSSLNRQMVKKVKADITEGRTKMLYVAPETLKKEENIEFFKGIKVSFVGVDEAHCISEWGHDFRPEYRQIRTMIETINDRIPIIALTATATPKVQSDIKKNLDLQDPNIFISSFNRPNLYYEIRPKRTKEYAIKQIVRFIKENPKKSGIVYCLNRKSTEDIAKILTINGIKAGAYHAGMDAQTRPEVQDRFLMQDHQIIVATIAFGMGIDKPDVRFVIHFDIPKSIENYYQETGRAGRDGLEGKCIAFYSYKDIEKLEKFMRDKPLAEREMGAQLLAETAAYAETSVCRRRFLLFYFGEEYGQENCGSCDNCLKPKEKIEGKEYVQNALKIVDFVNENHHIPYLVDLLVGKSTTENQNYRHDKIELFGVGKEKDDHFWNSILRQCLLNEFVYKDIEQYGLIKLTDKGRDFIKHPKSVMISLNHDYETDTTDIDLDNAAGKSVLDPLLMDLLTSLRERLAKEAGLPPYVIFSENSLEEMATMYPETMDEMVKISGVSKGKADKYGKEFLELISIYVEENEIEKPSEFVMKQVVNKSAHKVKIIQLIDKKMPLPDIAKTIGLNFPDFIDEIETIVSSGTKLGLNYYLDDLIEEDIQETVHDYFIDMKTADLKKAFNDLSDEGLEFEELRLLHIKFMSEVAN from the coding sequence ATGGAAGTATCTAACATGACAATTAAGGAAGCACTTAAAGAGTATTTTGGTTTTGACTCGTTTAAGGGAAATCAGGAAGAGATCATTGAAAGTTTGCTGGCGGGAAAAGACACCCTGGTATTAATGCCTACGGGAGGTGGGAAGTCGCTTTGTTATCAATTGCCGGCGCTGATGCTGGAGGGCACCGCTATCATTGTATCTCCACTCATCGCGCTGATGAAAAATCAGGTAGATCTTGTGCGCAGCTATAGCAGCAACAACGATATTGCCCACTTTTTAAATTCCTCCCTTAACCGACAAATGGTTAAAAAAGTAAAGGCGGATATTACCGAAGGACGCACTAAAATGTTATACGTAGCCCCGGAAACACTTAAAAAAGAAGAAAATATCGAATTTTTTAAAGGGATAAAAGTTTCTTTTGTTGGGGTGGATGAAGCCCATTGTATTTCAGAATGGGGACACGATTTCCGCCCGGAATACCGCCAGATACGCACAATGATAGAAACGATAAATGATCGTATCCCTATTATTGCACTTACTGCTACCGCAACACCAAAGGTGCAGAGTGATATTAAAAAGAATCTCGATCTGCAGGATCCCAACATATTTATTTCCTCCTTCAACCGTCCGAATTTATATTATGAAATTCGTCCGAAAAGAACCAAGGAATATGCAATAAAACAGATCGTTCGTTTTATTAAAGAAAATCCGAAAAAATCGGGAATTGTTTATTGTCTGAATAGAAAATCCACAGAAGATATTGCAAAAATTCTCACGATAAACGGAATAAAAGCCGGTGCATATCATGCGGGAATGGATGCGCAAACAAGGCCTGAAGTTCAGGACCGATTTTTAATGCAGGATCACCAGATAATTGTTGCAACAATTGCATTCGGAATGGGAATTGATAAACCGGATGTGCGTTTTGTAATTCACTTTGATATTCCGAAATCCATAGAAAATTATTATCAGGAAACAGGTCGCGCAGGTCGCGATGGATTGGAAGGAAAATGTATCGCTTTCTATAGTTATAAGGATATAGAAAAATTAGAAAAATTCATGCGCGATAAACCCCTAGCCGAACGCGAAATGGGTGCGCAATTACTCGCCGAAACTGCTGCTTACGCCGAAACAAGTGTGTGCAGAAGAAGATTTTTATTATTTTATTTTGGGGAGGAATATGGTCAGGAGAATTGTGGAAGTTGCGACAACTGCTTAAAACCTAAAGAAAAAATTGAAGGAAAAGAATATGTGCAGAATGCATTAAAAATAGTTGACTTCGTAAATGAAAATCATCATATTCCATATTTGGTTGATCTGTTGGTAGGAAAAAGTACAACCGAAAATCAAAATTATCGTCACGATAAGATTGAACTTTTCGGTGTTGGAAAAGAAAAGGATGATCATTTCTGGAATTCTATTTTACGTCAGTGTTTATTAAATGAATTTGTTTATAAGGATATTGAACAATATGGCTTAATTAAATTAACGGATAAGGGAAGAGATTTTATTAAACATCCTAAATCGGTGATGATATCCTTAAATCACGATTACGAAACAGATACCACTGATATCGATTTAGATAATGCTGCAGGAAAAAGTGTATTGGATCCTTTATTGATGGATCTTTTAACTTCTTTGCGCGAACGTCTTGCGAAAGAAGCCGGATTACCACCTTACGTTATTTTCTCCGAAAATTCGTTGGAAGAAATGGCAACCATGTATCCTGAAACAATGGATGAAATGGTAAAAATTTCGGGTGTAAGTAAAGGAAAAGCAGATAAATACGGAAAGGAATTTTTGGAGCTTATCAGTATTTATGTAGAGGAAAATGAAATTGAAAAACCATCTGAATTCGTAATGAAACAGGTGGTGAATAAATCGGCACACAAGGTGAAGATCATTCAATTAATAGATAAAAAAATGCCTTTACCTGATATTGCAAAAACCATAGGATTAAATTTCCCTGATTTTATAGATGAGATTGAAACCATCGTTTCCTCCGGAACAAAATTAGGTCTCAATTATTATCTCGATGATCTTATTGAAGAAGATATACAGGAAACAGTGCACGATTATTTTATCGACATGAAAACTGCAGATCTGAAAAAAGCATTTAATGATCTGAGTGATGAAGGATTGGAATTTGAAGAGTTGAGGTTATTGCATATTAAGTTTATGAGTGAAGTAGCTAATTAG